Part of the Chanodichthys erythropterus isolate Z2021 chromosome 13, ASM2448905v1, whole genome shotgun sequence genome is shown below.
TTGTTTACACTTTTGAATGAGTATTATTCTCAGGTTTTGGAAACCATCTTCTTTAAAAGTTTGTATTGATGTTTACTGTGCTTTAATAGATGCAAGGAAACAGAGGACCACGTTCAGAGCAGCAGAATCACGGCCCACCCCGACAGCAGCAGCCCAACCCCCAACAAGAGCAGCAGAGGAAGCCCTCAGGAACCGACAGCAATGGACAGCACACTGATGCTGGAGAGCAGAGTAGCCCGAGTAAGCAACAGTTGTTGACTGAGTAGCATTTACACAAGGCCACAAAACTTTATCATTTGCACAGATCTTTGGGTTTATATTAAAGTGACTGCAGCTGACTGAACTTTCTCTCCTGCAGATGATGCTTTCACTATAGACCTGCAGAACTTCAGGAAGCCAGGAGAGAAGACCTACACACAGAGAAGCCGGCTGTTTGTGGGAAACCTGCCGACTGGAACCACAGAGGAGGATGTGGAGAAGCTCTTCTCTAAGTATGGCAAACCGTCTGAGATCTTTATCAACAAGGACAGAGGCTTTGGCTTCATCAGGCTGGTGAGTTTGACCAGGCATCACTTTGGATAAACAGCAGAGCGTCATAATTTTGAGCAGTATGACGATATAACTCATGGCAAAGTGTCTTTGTTAGAGATTTTGCTATTTCAATTATATTAGATATGTAAATATGTTAACGTAACACACTACTTAGTTATtggcactttaaaataaagagtGGTTAAGTGCAGAAAGCTGCCTCTCTCAGCATCCAATTCAgaattcagttctctttcatgGCTTATTGCGCTTTAATGGTCAAATacacatacatttaaatttaaatacatatgCATATTAAAATGCCCATCATATAGTAGTGTTGTCagaagtaccgacttcggtacctattcggtactgaaattttaaaaacgtgacgctttgagcgctgttgagtggattcgtaaacatctctgattggccgttgttttcatggctcatcggatatgtctgtgataggcttcaatgatcaacgctgtaaaaacgttgtaaatagtcatcaattaatctcttcactaagcgcttacacagatacacacgggagcgtttgaaagcaggcgtctatcgcggatcggtccactgttagacgcctgctttcaatcgctcgcgctcccactttcaaaacgctttcaaattcaaacacttccgtgtgctttcaaatgctcccatgcgctgatcattgtagccaatcacaggcatatccgatgagcgcgtcaacacaatggccaatcagagatgtttatgaatccgctcaacagcgctcaaagcgtcacgtttttaaaatttcagtaccgataggtactgaagtcggtacttttgacaacactatcaTATAGTGTATTTATATGAACAGAACAAACGGTTAGGTGAAAAGCTGGTATGTCAGTGTATTAGATCTATGCATAaggcctaataaacctgctgctgtctgtcattgttaatcaaataacaaaaaaaaaatccttcactgctcttgactgaatattatttgtaacttttgaaatcaaattatatttaatttatacagacTATGTAGAGTTTTATTCTTACATTTGATAACATAAATCtctatttgaaaaaaagtttgatTTGTGTCTTTGTTCCATTTTATTTGTCCTGTTGTTTGTAATTTGCATCTTGGTAGTTGGtcctttttaattaaaaaaaaaaagaaaagaaaaaaagacacccCAAGAGAGTGACTgttttttactttcaataagGTTGAACTGACAAagatatgtgtttgtgtgtcttataatattaagatcaTGCATTTTCCTGTTTTCAGTAATGTATCAGTTCTCAGACAGCAACGGAATAATGCAACATTTACCCTGACTTGCTACTTTCTCCTCATTAGGAAACTAAGACACTTGCGGACATAGCAAAGGCAGAACTGGACGATACCGTCTTTCGTGGTCGCCAGATCCGTGTGCGTTTTGCCACACATGGCGCTGCACTGACTGTTAAGAACCTGCCTCAGTTTGTGTCCAATGAGCTCCTGGAGGAGGCCTTCTCCATGTTCGGTCCAATCGAACGGGCCATTGTCATTGTTGATGACCGTGGCAGGCCAACTGGGAAGGGCATTGTGGAGTTTGCCAACAAACCGTCTGCCAGAAAAGCTCTGGACCGTTGCGGAGATGGAGCATTTCTTCTCACTGCGTGAGTCTGTGTTTCTGCTATACTCATCAGTAATGCTTTCTGTGTAAATTACAGTTTGTTTACTTAACTTTGACTTTCTTTTCTAAACTCAGATTCCCCCGGCCTGTTACTGTTGAGCCGATGGAGCAGCTCGATGAGGATGAGGGACTTCCTGAGAGACTTATTAATAAAAACCCACTATATCACAAGTGAGTTTGTTTGTGTTCTCATATGCattgtatttgtaaatgttcATGTACCACCAGACTGTCCATTATCCATGTTTCCTATGAACATGGAAGACTTGGAAATGTTTAGAATGTTTTTCAGGAATGGAAAAAGTtacagaatattttattttctagaTATGCTTTAATTTATTTGCTAAAAGTTGCGAGTGCTACCTCTTAATAATTCCAaattagtaatttaaaaaaaaaaaactataccaAGTTAATTTCTCAAATGGGTGTGggaaattatgactttataaaaaAGTGTTAATCAGGAGTACAAAGAGGAAGGGTCTCAccctattatttttttattttgtgataaaGACCGGCGGACTGTACGTTATCCAGCTTATTACATGGGTTTAATAATAGACTAACATGTCTTTCTCTGTATGCCCATTAGAGAGCGTGAGCAGCCACCCCGATTCGCCCAGCCAGGTTCATTTGAGTACGAGTATGCGATGCGCTGGAAGGCCTTAATGGAAATGGAAAAGCAGCAGTTCGAACAGGTTGATCGAAACATCAAAGAGGCTCAAGAGAAGCTGGAGACCGAAATGGAAGCAGCACGACATGAGCACCAAGTCATGCTGATGAGACAAGGTGAGCACACAAAGATTATCATCTTTTGAAGATAgttctaaaaaatgtttttcatcttTAATCATCTTTTGGAACAGGTTAGGGCTGAAGCGACACGTCGACGTAATCGATTATGAAAATAAGTTTATTAAAAAGTATCGATGCGTTGCATTGTTTACATCCCTAATCCCCTGTCGTGTTTCATTCAAAACAAGACTCACTAGGGACGATGCTAATGACTGGTAGcttaaaggatttgttcactttcaaaagaaaattaccccaagctttactcaccgtcaagccatccttggtctatatgactttcttctttctgatgaacacaattggagatatattaataaatatcctgatgcatccaagatttataatggcagtaacaCGCATTCACAGCATTCAGCATGGTCTagtggctgtcagagcagaaacagaATCTAATGCTCTCCATATGTTTTTCCATCATCTCAGTGCGTGTTCATGTAAATTGTGCAAGCTTATGGTGTTCATTAGatgtggaaaaaaaacatatatttaccCAACCATAGAACCTCCCCTTGaaaaaatcaggacagaagtggttgaaagtgatTAAAAGAggttaaaacaccaggtgtaaatgggtgTGTCTGCcttgtctacttgtgatccaatcgacCAATACCCATTCAGACAAATGTCTTTGGCCATTGTGCCAGAAAAATCACATCTCAACACCTTGCCCTTCATTTAGCAGCTTTTGAATCCAAGCATGGTATATTGAACCCAAAACCAGCCTTTTTAGATGGCCAGTAGTTCAGGCAACCTTCAGTCGGTTTTGAGAGTGTCAGTTTGCACATCCCTGGTCATCAATCACACTGCAGTTGGTCATGTATCTTTCGCTTGCTGTGCTTCAGATCTCTTGCGCAGACAGGAAGAGTTGAGGAGAATGGAGGAGGCTCACAGCCAGGAGGTGCAGAAACGGAAACAGATGGAGCTGCGCCAGGAAGAGGAGCGACGGAGGAGAGAGGAGGAGCTCCGTGCACACTCTGAGGACCTGATGAGGAGGCAGCAGGGGCAGGGAGGAAACTTCTCTGAGAAAGTGAGTCTGAATTTCCTGAGGTTTCCATACTCCACAGTAGTGTTGTAACAATACATTTGAGTACCCTAGTAAAAAAGCCTATaccaaaattaatttaaaatacatttattttatactaAAAGTACTTCAAATCCATTAACATAATTATTGACATATCACTTGACTTactgatataaaattataattaaactttataTGGAGTTTTTCTTTATTGCACAGTGCACATTTCTTATggctaaaatgtgttttaacataaatattaataaggGTTGTATGATCCTTGATGTATGTATAATATCTTTGTatttaaatgcaagatatttaaaataCCTACATTTGTGGTcataattattggcacccttgctaaatatgattaaagatgactgtaaaaataaatctgcattgtttatcgttttgatctttaattcataaaattagcaaaaaactaacctttcattgaaggaaaagaattgaaagtgggggaggGATCACAAtatgaaagaaatgtttttctccaaaacacgttggccacaattattggcacccctagattttttttatgagtaaaatatctctatctatattcccattcataattaattttttttttaagcacactagggtgatcatgaacatgaaattgtccagccatgacttcctgttccaggagtataaacatgaggaaacacaaaggccaaattcccttaatcattcatcaccattagaaaaaacaaagaatatagttcaggggccgtattcacaaaacattttatcttgtcactaagagttctcctaaatggcAGTAAAAGTttttagctaagagttttctcttaaaacctattcacaaagctgctgagaccaagTCTTAAGCTAAGGATAAGGGCAAGGTTGACCTTGTTGCTATGGGCTATGCCCACAGTGATTGTCTAATGGGGAGGAGTCTAGTGGGGAGGAGATTGGCACCAACAAACATTTTAGGACTGTTTTTGATTTTGTCTTAGTAACTAAAGAGTCCTCTTGTGTTGTACTAGCATTTCACAGATGTAGGAGCTAGTTTTaatgctaaaatgctttgtgaaatactcttagagcaaaaatgtaggagtcctaaaattaggactgacacgcccgttatttttaagagtttctccttaatcggcaagttaggagctactttttgCCTTAAGATTTTTTGTGAATACTGCctatgtgcagcaaaagattgttgagcttcacaaaatagaaagtggctgtaagaaaatagctaaagtaTTGAAattccccatttccactatcagggcaataattaaaaagttccaatcaactgaagatgtcacaaatctgcctggaagaggacgtgtgtctaaatcgtcctaatgcgcGGTGAGTAGGAAAGTTTGAGTGACCAAAGATCACAGTTGGAGaactgcagagattagttgagtcttgagtctcagaaaacctaaaaaaaatgatcaaacggAACCTACAACCCCAACCCCAACTTTTTGGGAGGGCAGAAAAAaatctgctctcatccagaaacaatctccagcatattcagttgtcagacacgactggaaATTAAAACGAgaccagcttctatggtcagatgaaactaaaaagagctttttggcagcaaacccaccagatgggtttggtgcacacatggataaaaagtaccccatgcccatggttaaatatactgctggatctttaatgttgtgggcctatttttctgctggaggtcctggacatcttgttcagatacatggtatcatggattctatcaaataccaacagataaaaaatcaaaacctgaccgcttctgctagaaatccaataatgggctgtggttggatcttccgtcgggacaatgatccaaaacaaacatcaaaacacactttcaattattttccttcagtgaaaggttagatttttgctaattttatgaattaaagatcaaaaggataaacaatgcagatttatttttacagtcatctttgatcatatttaccaagggtgccaataattctgaccacaactgtaaattatacttttagcacaatcaaatatacttgagtatatctttagttggacctcTTGGACTACTTTTGCACAATTAAGGTGCattacaaaattagttgttccaatttagcagacttttaagtataccagtttagtataccaaaagtacaattggaagttatttttattaagcacatgtaaatgtatttgtagtataattgccataaaataaatgtgtttcaaatacattgtagtttttttgtttttttgttttgttttgttttttattgggTTAGTCTGTACCAATATCAGAAAAACTTTCTAATTTTCTCAGTACCAATTTCAATAGCAAAAACTATTGTAACTAATATTATAATAGtttttaagaataaaaaaaatattaatattgttgaTAATTGactaaataatgcattaaaacattaGCAAGTAGCTTTGgaattttttcattaaaaagattaaatggaaagtaataaaatggaaaaacaaagaaacGCATTACAGGTAACAGAACAAGTGGTAGGTCTATTGCAGTTACATTGCAAGATATAATGCACAGATTTATTGTGACATCAGGTTTTTTTTCCTCTGTTGCTATGGTTATCCCAATGTCAGACATTGCAATTTCAGATTCatttgtgtattttaatatGGTTGTCACTCCCAGAACTTTGCAGTGAGGTCTAggcaaaaataaaactttgattCAAATTACGAATGTTATATACAGAATAAGCAAAGAGAGCTTCCTTTGTAATGAAGCTGATGTCACTTCAATGACTGAGTGAAACTCccattataattaaaaaaaacaaaaacaactggaCTGTACTGCACAAAGATTCTCTTATTGACATCATGTTTATAGTTTGGTTGTAATGAAATGATGTGCGAGCATGCAGAGCCCACACTGAACAatgcctctgattggccattgtgttcacatgctcagcaaacatgtctgtgattggctgcaaTGCTCAAACCTCTTCACAGAGCACTCGCATAAATATGGTTGGGAGCGTTTAAAAGCAGCTACCTAACAGCAGGTACCAGATTGACCCTGTATT
Proteins encoded:
- the nono gene encoding non-POU domain-containing octamer-binding protein isoform X1, with translation MQGNRGPRSEQQNHGPPRQQQPNPQQEQQRKPSGTDSNGQHTDAGEQSSPNDAFTIDLQNFRKPGEKTYTQRSRLFVGNLPTGTTEEDVEKLFSKYGKPSEIFINKDRGFGFIRLETKTLADIAKAELDDTVFRGRQIRVRFATHGAALTVKNLPQFVSNELLEEAFSMFGPIERAIVIVDDRGRPTGKGIVEFANKPSARKALDRCGDGAFLLTAFPRPVTVEPMEQLDEDEGLPERLINKNPLYHKEREQPPRFAQPGSFEYEYAMRWKALMEMEKQQFEQVDRNIKEAQEKLETEMEAARHEHQVMLMRQDLLRRQEELRRMEEAHSQEVQKRKQMELRQEEERRRREEELRAHSEDLMRRQQGQGGNFSEKRDPDMRMQMGGQGMAMNRSPMGGNPTAAGTAGMASSEQGSAGNPGGLPLPFPRSGPMDFGPNKRRRF
- the nono gene encoding non-POU domain-containing octamer-binding protein isoform X2 is translated as MQGNRGPRSEQQNHGPPRQQQPNPQQEQQRKPSGTDSNGQHTDAGEQSSPNDAFTIDLQNFRKPGEKTYTQRSRLFVGNLPTGTTEEDVEKLFSKYGKPSEIFINKDRGFGFIRLETKTLADIAKAELDDTVFRGRQIRVRFATHGAALTVKNLPQFVSNELLEEAFSMFGPIERAIVIVDDRGRPTGKGIVEFANKPSARKALDRCGDGAFLLTAFPRPVTVEPMEQLDEDEGLPERLINKNPLYHKEREQPPRFAQPGSFEYEYAMRWKALMEMEKQQFEQVDRNIKEAQEKLETEMEAARHEHQVMLMRQDLLRRQEELRRMEEAHSQEVQKRKQMELRQEEERRRREEELRAHSEDLMRRQQGQGGNFSEKRDPDMRMQMGGQGMAMNRSPMGGNPTAAGTAGMASSEGSAGNPGGLPLPFPRSGPMDFGPNKRRRF